From the Clostridium putrefaciens genome, one window contains:
- a CDS encoding ABC transporter permease, with product MTIYLTNLKRLFKNKINLLFIIVLPIIFMIIAFSGSNGTEALKIAVVDKDKTAFSNKLIENIKTKGTVILDNEENIQNSLVNNDIDYAIVIPKGFIMDIINGKDVSLESYEVKEGNAAMSIKLYLDGYLNNIKKIASVSKGSEEEFYKGIKYYEEGSYKVQYESVDKGEGNKSKTSAALGFIVLNMLFLTTSTTNMLIKDKEKNLFTRYFTTPLTRGRYIVENLLSFLTISVFQVILFFSFMKYLFKFNLGDTPFSILGLFMIFAVFTVSLGLFIATHSNDLRQSGAISALINIPFAMLGGCFWPREIMPSFLKRVSEFIPTTWINVASSEVLYGESLAYVMNYILLLLGISVVLLLLSVRKLRNND from the coding sequence ATGACCATTTATTTAACAAACTTAAAAAGATTATTTAAAAATAAGATAAATTTATTGTTTATAATTGTATTGCCTATTATATTTATGATTATAGCTTTTTCAGGTTCTAATGGAACTGAAGCTTTAAAGATTGCAGTTGTAGATAAAGATAAGACAGCGTTTTCAAATAAGCTTATAGAAAATATAAAAACTAAGGGAACAGTGATTTTAGATAATGAAGAAAATATCCAAAATAGCCTTGTGAATAACGATATAGATTATGCAATTGTTATACCAAAAGGGTTTATTATGGATATAATTAATGGTAAGGATGTCTCTTTAGAAAGTTATGAAGTAAAAGAAGGAAATGCAGCTATGTCTATAAAACTTTATTTAGATGGATATTTAAATAATATAAAAAAGATAGCTTCAGTATCTAAGGGCAGTGAGGAAGAGTTTTACAAAGGAATTAAATATTATGAAGAGGGAAGCTATAAGGTTCAATATGAAAGTGTTGATAAGGGTGAAGGAAATAAATCTAAAACCTCAGCAGCGCTTGGTTTTATAGTTCTAAATATGTTGTTTTTAACTACTTCTACTACCAACATGTTAATAAAAGATAAAGAAAAGAATTTATTTACAAGATATTTTACAACTCCTTTGACTAGAGGAAGGTATATTGTAGAAAATCTTTTAAGCTTTTTAACTATATCAGTATTTCAGGTTATATTATTCTTTTCTTTTATGAAGTATTTATTTAAGTTCAATTTAGGAGATACTCCCTTTAGTATATTAGGATTATTTATGATATTTGCAGTGTTTACTGTGTCTTTAGGATTATTTATAGCAACTCACTCTAATGATCTAAGGCAATCAGGAGCTATAAGCGCACTTATTAATATACCTTTTGCTATGCTTGGAGGATGCTTTTGGCCAAGAGAGATCATGCCTAGTTTCTTAAAAAGGGTATCAGAGTTTATACCTACTACTTGGATTAATGTAGCTAGCAGTGAAGTTTTATATGGAGAAAGTTTAGCTTATGTTATGAATTATATATTACTATTGTTAGGTATATCCGTGGTATTATTATTGTTATCTGTAAGGAAATTAAGAAACAATGATTAA
- the aepX gene encoding phosphoenolpyruvate mutase translates to MKKVYVAMSADIIHHGHLNVIQEARKLGQVVVGLHTDEVICEYFRNPFLKYEERKQVVENIKGVCKVIPQDTLDQVPNLLREKPDYVVHGDDWKQGIQKPLRERVISTLKEWGGELVEVKYTEGVSITKLDETIAQIGTTPQVRMKKLRNLLSLKGHVRILEAHNGLTGLIAEKAKIEQNNKIKEFDGMWISSLCDSTAKGKPDIELVDLTSRLNTINDILEVTTKPIILDGDTGGKIEHFIYTVKTLERLGISAIIIEDKVGLKKNSLFGTDVSQNQDTIENFSKKIRAGKEARVTNDFMIIARIESLILNAGMDDALSRAKAYIEAGADGIMIHSKHKDGSEILEFCARYKEFDKRVPLVVVPTSYAHITERELEDAGVNIIIYANHLIRSAYPAMMNTARTILENERALEADKDCMPIKEILNLIPGGK, encoded by the coding sequence ATGAAAAAGGTATATGTAGCAATGAGCGCTGATATAATTCACCACGGACACTTGAATGTAATACAAGAAGCTAGGAAATTAGGACAGGTTGTAGTTGGCTTACATACAGATGAAGTTATCTGCGAGTACTTTAGGAATCCATTTTTAAAGTATGAGGAAAGAAAGCAAGTAGTAGAAAACATTAAAGGGGTATGTAAGGTTATTCCTCAAGATACATTAGATCAAGTTCCAAATTTACTAAGGGAAAAGCCTGACTATGTGGTTCACGGTGATGACTGGAAACAGGGAATACAAAAGCCTTTAAGAGAAAGAGTAATAAGTACCCTAAAAGAATGGGGAGGAGAGCTTGTTGAGGTTAAGTATACGGAGGGGGTTTCTATAACTAAATTAGATGAAACAATAGCTCAAATTGGTACAACGCCACAGGTAAGAATGAAAAAGCTTAGAAATCTTTTATCTCTTAAGGGTCATGTTAGAATCTTAGAGGCTCATAATGGACTAACAGGTCTTATAGCAGAGAAGGCAAAGATAGAGCAAAACAATAAAATAAAAGAATTTGATGGAATGTGGATAAGCTCCCTTTGTGATTCTACAGCTAAAGGAAAACCAGATATTGAGCTTGTAGATCTTACATCAAGGCTTAACACTATAAATGATATATTAGAAGTAACTACAAAACCTATAATATTAGATGGTGATACCGGTGGAAAGATAGAGCATTTTATATATACAGTAAAGACTCTAGAAAGACTAGGTATATCTGCTATTATAATTGAGGATAAAGTAGGACTTAAGAAGAATTCTCTTTTTGGAACGGATGTTTCTCAAAATCAAGATACTATTGAAAACTTTTCAAAGAAGATAAGAGCTGGAAAAGAAGCAAGAGTAACTAATGACTTTATGATAATAGCTAGAATAGAAAGTTTAATATTAAACGCTGGTATGGATGATGCACTTAGTAGAGCTAAAGCTTATATAGAAGCAGGAGCAGATGGGATAATGATTCATAGTAAGCATAAAGATGGAAGTGAAATATTAGAGTTTTGCGCAAGATATAAAGAGTTTGATAAAAGAGTGCCATTAGTAGTAGTTCCAACTTCTTATGCTCATATAACAGAAAGAGAATTAGAGGATGCTGGAGTTAATATTATAATATATGCAAATCATCTTATAAGAAGTGCATATCCAGCTATGATGAATACTGCTAGAACTATATTAGAAAATGAAAGGGCCTTAGAAGCAGACAAAGATTGCATGCCAATAAAAGAAATATTAAACTTAATTCCTGGAGGAAAATAA
- a CDS encoding DUF2935 domain-containing protein codes for MLSNSNFIRQSLELHLFFARIMKEHSFFLQIGFVQRDSNLMVKADMFRAEFDRLLVDVISLSNGVVSASVLESGEVVTPFTLKAEMASSYLTGVNIPTSLTRAEQELRPLDLSKVIDNHMLEERVVMINNRAMDLVKALAEFKTMLLSNVLNCRLFTNNYPLLIDHILREAKFYYNLIQKLQNREEVVLEREAYVEEVFWNEIMAEHSKFIRGLLDPTENDLINIANDFGNEFTELEAQSKEAMDKTIPISKVTNDSLKATIEISKFKAEATKGLIECKIKSIIMPLLGDHTLREANHYLRLLKIFEKGSMY; via the coding sequence ATGTTATCAAATAGTAATTTTATAAGACAATCATTAGAGTTGCATCTTTTCTTTGCACGAATAATGAAAGAACATTCCTTTTTTCTACAAATAGGTTTTGTACAAAGAGATTCAAATCTTATGGTTAAAGCAGATATGTTTAGAGCAGAATTTGATAGGCTTTTGGTAGATGTAATATCACTTTCAAATGGTGTTGTTAGTGCCAGCGTATTAGAGTCAGGGGAAGTGGTGACACCTTTTACGCTAAAAGCAGAAATGGCTTCATCTTATCTTACAGGGGTAAATATTCCAACTAGTTTAACAAGGGCAGAGCAAGAATTACGGCCTTTGGATTTAAGTAAGGTTATAGATAATCATATGCTTGAAGAAAGAGTAGTCATGATTAATAATAGGGCTATGGATTTAGTTAAAGCTTTAGCAGAATTTAAGACTATGTTACTATCAAATGTCTTAAATTGTAGGTTATTTACAAATAACTATCCTTTACTTATAGATCATATTTTAAGAGAAGCAAAGTTTTATTATAATCTTATTCAAAAGCTTCAAAATCGTGAAGAAGTTGTATTAGAAAGAGAAGCTTATGTGGAGGAAGTTTTTTGGAATGAAATTATGGCAGAACACTCAAAGTTTATTCGTGGACTTCTTGATCCTACGGAAAATGATCTTATAAATATAGCAAATGATTTTGGAAACGAGTTTACTGAACTAGAAGCACAGTCAAAAGAAGCCATGGATAAAACAATTCCAATCTCAAAAGTGACAAATGATAGCCTTAAAGCAACTATAGAAATAAGTAAATTTAAGGCTGAGGCTACAAAAGGATTAATAGAGTGTAAAATTAAGTCCATTATAATGCCACTACTTGGTGATCACACTTTAAGAGAAGCTAATCACTATTTACGTTTATTAAAGATATTTGAAAAAGGTAGTATGTATTAA
- the aepY gene encoding phosphonopyruvate decarboxylase — MINTEEFYKNLKSNGINFFVGVPDSLLKDFCSYIKENVDSKNNIVAANEGNALAIASGHYLATGNAALVYMQNSGQGNIINPLASLNDPLVYSIPALLVIGWRGEPNKKDEPQHKKQGLITLKLLEVLDIEYSILTEKDDVDIWKRKISKAVEYMKKEKKPYALVVTKGTFSTYKLKEQSKVKFEMSREDAIKEIISVLGNEDTIVSTTGMASRELFEARESRKMGHERDFLTVGSMGHASQIALGIALSKPNKDVYCLDGDGAILMHLGGVAIIGSQKVENFKHIVINNGAHDSVGGQSTVGFDIDIASIAKYCGYTKTFTVSTFEDLKAYLKIVVDAKGPVLLEVKVRKGARKDLGRPTTSPIENKEAFMKFLAK, encoded by the coding sequence ATGATAAATACTGAAGAATTTTACAAGAATTTAAAAAGTAATGGAATAAACTTTTTTGTAGGTGTTCCAGATTCTTTATTAAAAGATTTTTGTTCCTATATTAAGGAAAATGTAGATAGTAAGAATAATATTGTTGCAGCAAATGAAGGTAATGCACTGGCCATAGCCTCAGGACACTACTTAGCTACAGGGAATGCTGCATTAGTTTATATGCAAAATTCAGGACAGGGAAATATAATAAATCCTCTAGCATCTTTAAATGATCCTTTAGTATATAGCATACCTGCATTACTTGTGATAGGTTGGAGAGGTGAACCTAATAAAAAAGATGAGCCACAACATAAAAAGCAAGGTCTTATAACTTTAAAGCTATTAGAAGTGCTAGACATTGAGTACAGCATATTAACAGAAAAAGATGATGTAGATATATGGAAAAGAAAGATATCTAAAGCTGTAGAATACATGAAAAAAGAAAAGAAACCTTATGCACTAGTGGTTACCAAAGGTACATTTTCTACTTACAAGTTAAAAGAGCAATCAAAGGTTAAATTTGAAATGAGCAGGGAAGATGCAATTAAGGAAATAATTAGTGTTTTAGGTAATGAAGATACAATAGTGTCCACAACTGGCATGGCGTCTAGAGAGCTATTTGAAGCGAGAGAATCTAGAAAAATGGGGCACGAAAGAGATTTCCTAACAGTAGGGTCTATGGGACATGCATCTCAAATAGCATTAGGAATTGCACTATCAAAACCTAACAAAGATGTATATTGTCTAGATGGGGATGGCGCTATTTTAATGCATTTGGGTGGAGTTGCTATAATCGGATCACAAAAGGTAGAGAATTTTAAACATATTGTTATTAATAATGGAGCTCATGATTCAGTTGGGGGGCAGTCAACAGTAGGATTCGATATAGATATAGCCTCTATTGCTAAATACTGCGGATATACAAAAACATTTACTGTTTCCACATTTGAAGATTTAAAAGCTTATCTTAAAATTGTAGTTGATGCTAAAGGTCCAGTATTACTAGAAGTTAAGGTAAGAAAAGGAGCTAGAAAAGACTTAGGAAGACCAACAACTTCTCCAATAGAAAACAAAGAAGCGTTCATGAAATTTCTAGCAAAATAA
- a CDS encoding 2-aminoethylphosphonate aminotransferase, producing MEIKRNVLLNPGPATTTDTVKLAQVVPDICPREEEFGEVMEFVSKELTKFVGSLQEYTTILFGGSGTASVESMISSVVSDGTLIIINNGAYGKRMCEIAKAYDISFIEFKSSNVEAIDILMLEKVIKENKGEVSHLAVVHHETTTGLLNDVEILGALCKKYNIEMMVDAMSSYAGIPIDMKAMNISYMASSSNKCIQGMAGISFVIANINSLLLTKNNKPRNVYLNLYKQYEYFIKNYQMRFTPPVQVIYALKQAIIEAKEETIEVRNKRYVKNCDVLLEGLDKLNLTHLVKSQDHSKLITTILEPTNPKYKFDDMHDFLYERGFTIYPGKVSDANTFRVANIGEIDYKDMERFIIELQDYIRTYDVNP from the coding sequence ATGGAGATAAAGAGAAATGTATTGTTAAACCCAGGTCCAGCAACTACAACGGATACTGTAAAGCTTGCCCAAGTAGTTCCTGATATATGCCCAAGAGAAGAAGAGTTTGGAGAGGTTATGGAGTTCGTTTCAAAGGAGCTAACTAAATTTGTAGGTAGCCTTCAAGAATATACTACGATTTTATTTGGTGGTTCAGGTACAGCTTCTGTAGAGTCTATGATAAGTTCAGTAGTATCAGATGGAACTTTAATTATTATAAATAATGGTGCTTATGGAAAGCGAATGTGTGAAATAGCAAAAGCCTATGATATAAGTTTTATAGAATTTAAAAGTTCCAACGTAGAGGCTATTGATATATTAATGCTTGAAAAGGTTATCAAAGAAAATAAAGGTGAAGTGAGTCACTTAGCTGTAGTTCATCATGAAACTACCACAGGACTATTAAATGATGTTGAAATATTAGGTGCACTTTGCAAAAAATATAATATAGAGATGATGGTAGATGCCATGAGCTCCTACGCAGGTATTCCTATAGATATGAAAGCTATGAATATAAGCTATATGGCATCTAGTTCAAATAAGTGTATTCAAGGGATGGCTGGAATAAGCTTCGTAATCGCAAATATAAATAGCCTTTTACTCACAAAAAATAATAAACCAAGAAATGTATACCTAAATTTATATAAGCAATATGAATATTTTATAAAGAATTATCAAATGAGGTTTACTCCACCAGTGCAAGTTATTTATGCCTTAAAACAAGCTATAATAGAGGCAAAAGAAGAAACCATCGAAGTAAGAAATAAAAGATATGTAAAGAATTGTGATGTTTTATTAGAAGGATTAGATAAGTTAAATCTAACTCATTTGGTAAAGTCACAAGATCATTCAAAACTTATAACCACAATACTAGAACCAACAAATCCTAAATATAAATTTGATGATATGCATGATTTTTTATATGAAAGAGGATTTACTATCTATCCAGGAAAGGTATCTGATGCAAATACCTTTAGAGTAGCAAATATTGGTGAGATAGATTATAAAGACATGGAAAGATTCATAATAGAATTACAAGATTATATAAGAACCTATGATGTGAACCCATAA
- a CDS encoding sigma-54 interaction domain-containing protein gives MKSIGIITDRDSYLTKFLENNLRQVLGDKIVINSYFLDHLEGKDIIEDKVVLVMIRERAYEIKKYVSAKSKIIVVNRTFREDEIYKVFSIPEGTEVLVVNDNDQTTYETVSLFYEVGVTHLNLIAYKENIDYSNINIALTPGVSERIPSHIKKIIDLGNRYIDISTFIQIISALGIDTIDIGKKLVKYSEKIVSLDDGIRDKYKELFLKMDELDTIVNISRDGVIITNEKGIIKVFNERFREVLDLKEDIQGVSVDKVFKNGLEKVLKEEEILDEVFQVRDKYINVKKTSIYNLGVKAGSYYNIQEITYIKQLEQNLTKQIKAKGQMARYYFSHIKTTSPSMIQCINLAKKISKSDLTVFIRGESGTGKELLAQSIHNESERNKQAFVAVNCAAMPEGLLESELFGYEKGAFTGALKEGKKGLFEAANNGTIFLDEIGDMPVLLQTKLLRVLQERQIMPIGSENIININVRIIAATNKDILKMIKEDKFREDLYYRLNVLPIMVPPLRERTRDIIDLLNYFIGRDIYIEDEVKDILTSYGWPGNIRELQNVASYISLMCDDKVEVKNLPSTLDYKEKNCNYEKEILKSSCDFETAIEFLNLINSFNKLEKNIGRVAIINILKEKGLEISEGEAKRILETLNELELINSYVGRKGSKITKKGCNFLIKYK, from the coding sequence ATGAAATCCATAGGTATAATAACTGATAGAGATAGCTACCTTACTAAGTTCTTAGAAAACAATTTAAGGCAAGTGCTAGGGGATAAGATTGTGATTAATAGTTACTTTCTAGATCATCTAGAAGGGAAAGATATTATAGAGGATAAGGTTGTTCTCGTAATGATAAGAGAAAGAGCTTATGAAATAAAAAAATATGTTAGTGCAAAGAGCAAAATAATAGTAGTAAATAGGACGTTTAGAGAAGATGAAATATACAAGGTATTTTCTATTCCAGAGGGTACGGAGGTTTTGGTGGTTAATGATAATGATCAAACTACCTACGAAACCGTATCTTTATTTTATGAAGTAGGTGTAACTCATTTAAATCTAATAGCTTACAAAGAAAATATAGATTATTCTAATATAAATATAGCCCTTACACCGGGGGTATCAGAGAGGATACCAAGTCATATAAAAAAAATTATAGACCTTGGAAATAGGTATATAGATATATCAACATTTATACAGATAATAAGTGCCCTTGGAATAGATACCATAGATATAGGCAAGAAGCTTGTTAAATATTCTGAAAAGATTGTAAGTCTTGATGATGGAATTAGGGACAAATATAAAGAGTTATTTTTAAAAATGGATGAGCTCGATACTATAGTAAATATATCTAGGGATGGTGTAATAATTACTAATGAGAAGGGAATAATAAAAGTATTCAATGAAAGGTTTAGAGAAGTTTTAGACTTAAAAGAGGATATACAAGGAGTATCAGTAGATAAGGTTTTTAAAAACGGCCTTGAAAAAGTTCTAAAGGAAGAAGAAATTTTAGATGAAGTTTTTCAAGTTAGAGATAAGTATATAAATGTTAAAAAGACAAGTATATATAATTTAGGAGTTAAAGCAGGTAGTTACTATAATATTCAAGAAATAACTTACATAAAACAATTAGAACAAAATCTTACAAAACAAATAAAGGCTAAGGGCCAAATGGCGAGATATTATTTTAGTCATATAAAGACTACGTCACCTTCAATGATTCAATGTATTAATCTTGCTAAAAAGATATCGAAATCAGATCTTACAGTATTTATTAGAGGTGAAAGCGGAACAGGTAAAGAACTTTTAGCACAGTCAATACATAATGAATCTGAAAGAAATAAGCAGGCTTTTGTAGCTGTAAATTGTGCAGCTATGCCAGAAGGTTTACTTGAAAGCGAACTTTTTGGTTACGAAAAGGGAGCATTTACAGGAGCCTTAAAAGAAGGGAAAAAAGGTCTATTTGAAGCAGCTAATAATGGAACGATATTTTTAGATGAAATAGGCGATATGCCAGTTTTGCTTCAAACAAAGCTATTACGAGTTCTTCAAGAAAGACAGATAATGCCAATAGGATCAGAAAACATTATAAATATAAATGTAAGGATTATTGCGGCTACAAATAAAGATATTCTTAAAATGATTAAAGAAGATAAATTTAGGGAAGATCTTTATTATAGACTTAATGTTCTTCCAATAATGGTACCGCCACTTAGAGAAAGGACGAGAGATATAATTGATCTTTTAAATTATTTTATTGGAAGAGACATATATATAGAAGATGAGGTAAAAGATATTTTAACTAGCTATGGGTGGCCTGGAAACATAAGAGAACTTCAGAATGTTGCATCCTACATTTCGCTCATGTGCGACGATAAGGTAGAGGTGAAGAATTTACCATCAACACTAGATTATAAAGAGAAGAATTGTAATTATGAAAAAGAAATTTTGAAAAGTAGCTGTGATTTTGAAACAGCTATAGAGTTTCTTAATTTAATAAATAGTTTTAATAAATTAGAAAAGAATATTGGAAGAGTAGCTATAATTAATATATTGAAGGAGAAAGGATTAGAGATTTCTGAGGGGGAAGCTAAAAGAATATTAGAAACATTAAATGAGTTAGAGCTAATAAATTCATATGTGGGAAGAAAGGGAAGTAAGATAACTAAGAAAGGTTGTAACTTTTTAATTAAATATAAATAG
- a CDS encoding ABC transporter ATP-binding protein codes for MIISIKNLEKSYKDFKAVDIQELNIKEGEIFGLLGPNGAGKTTTISVLSGIYTKFTGDVKIFNKDVKKDSLEIKKNMGVVPQDLALVDDLTAYENVTFFARLYGLKGEKLKASVKETLEFVGLWDRKSDFPTKFSGGMKRRLNIACAIVHKPRLIIMDEPTVGIDPQSRNNILETVKKLNEQGSTIIYTSHYMEEVEAICTDICIMDKGKIIARGSKEELKSLVSKEDGSNITLEEVFLDLTGKKLRD; via the coding sequence ATGATAATAAGTATAAAGAATTTAGAAAAAAGTTATAAAGATTTTAAAGCAGTAGATATACAGGAATTAAACATAAAGGAAGGCGAAATATTTGGCCTTTTAGGACCTAATGGAGCAGGGAAAACTACAACTATAAGCGTTTTAAGTGGTATATATACTAAATTTACAGGTGATGTAAAGATATTTAATAAGGATGTAAAAAAAGACTCTCTTGAAATAAAAAAGAATATGGGGGTAGTACCACAAGATTTAGCCTTAGTAGATGATTTAACTGCCTATGAAAATGTAACATTTTTTGCAAGATTATATGGACTTAAAGGTGAAAAACTAAAGGCTTCAGTAAAAGAAACATTAGAATTTGTAGGGTTATGGGATAGAAAGTCAGATTTTCCTACAAAGTTTTCAGGGGGTATGAAGAGAAGATTAAATATAGCTTGTGCAATTGTTCATAAGCCAAGACTAATCATAATGGATGAACCTACGGTTGGTATTGACCCTCAATCAAGAAATAATATACTAGAAACAGTAAAGAAACTAAATGAGCAGGGATCAACTATAATATACACATCTCATTATATGGAAGAGGTAGAAGCTATATGCACAGATATTTGTATAATGGATAAAGGCAAGATTATTGCAAGAGGAAGTAAAGAAGAATTAAAGTCGCTTGTTAGTAAAGAAGATGGAAGCAATATAACTTTAGAAGAAGTATTTTTAGACTTAACAGGTAAAAAGCTAAGAGATTAA
- a CDS encoding ABC transporter permease → MNFLVIAKYRIIQYTRDKKSLVSMLVIPIILIAILGNALGSSDEFTAKNIGQVNVLYVNNTSGVNGDNFEKFINLNDLSDIIAPTKTEDVEEAKKLIEKKQYEALIIYDENIEGKFKVIGSDYNALKVSIVKSIMESYADKANGFEALANLKARDFSIKEYNNIDSKIVSVSGKKPTAIDYYAVTMLIMIMMFGAIYANFAIDKDYYSVVGGRVKSSPVRLWEMFLGEGIGVVFTLLWQALLLLLVSKFMFNVNFGNNLGVIFLTILSLAIMSTMLGIFVCMATKKGLYGLAILNILVPILTFLGGGFVKIDFGDGILGKLSRITPNYLAQNAIFKSIYGADSKEVLFSILGIWVFTFILFIGAKISGRRDIV, encoded by the coding sequence ATGAATTTTCTTGTAATAGCTAAATATAGAATAATTCAATATACAAGAGATAAGAAATCATTAGTGTCTATGCTAGTAATACCTATTATATTGATAGCTATATTAGGCAATGCCCTAGGAAGTAGTGATGAATTTACTGCTAAAAACATAGGACAGGTAAATGTATTATATGTTAATAATACTAGTGGAGTTAATGGAGATAATTTTGAAAAGTTTATAAATTTAAACGACCTTTCAGATATTATAGCACCAACTAAAACAGAAGATGTAGAAGAAGCTAAAAAGCTTATTGAAAAGAAACAATATGAGGCTTTGATTATATATGATGAAAATATAGAAGGTAAATTTAAAGTGATTGGTAGCGATTATAATGCTTTAAAGGTATCGATAGTTAAGAGTATCATGGAGTCTTATGCAGATAAGGCAAATGGTTTCGAGGCTTTAGCTAATTTAAAGGCTAGAGATTTTTCTATAAAAGAATATAATAATATAGATTCTAAGATAGTAAGTGTTTCAGGGAAAAAGCCAACAGCTATAGATTACTATGCTGTAACTATGCTTATAATGATTATGATGTTTGGAGCTATATATGCAAATTTTGCTATAGATAAGGATTATTATAGTGTGGTTGGTGGAAGAGTTAAGTCATCGCCTGTAAGGCTTTGGGAAATGTTCCTTGGAGAAGGCATAGGTGTAGTATTTACTCTCTTGTGGCAAGCTTTATTATTATTGCTTGTATCAAAGTTTATGTTTAATGTTAATTTTGGTAATAACTTAGGAGTAATATTCTTAACAATTTTATCACTTGCAATTATGTCTACTATGCTTGGAATATTTGTTTGTATGGCAACTAAGAAGGGATTGTATGGATTAGCTATTTTAAATATACTAGTTCCTATACTTACATTTTTAGGTGGAGGTTTTGTAAAGATAGATTTTGGTGATGGTATACTTGGAAAGTTATCACGTATAACACCAAATTATTTAGCTCAAAATGCTATATTTAAAAGTATTTATGGGGCAGACTCAAAAGAGGTGCTATTTAGCATATTGGGTATTTGGGTATTTACATTTATCCTATTTATAGGAGCTAAGATTTCCGGAAGGAGGGACATAGTATAA
- a CDS encoding HutD family protein translates to MKYDVSVITKDNQTTKKWSGGTTTEICIFPKDSNYEDRNFTWRISSANVESEESNFTYLKNIWREIMILDGNVKLIHNDETSINLATFEKHSFSGHWKTTSYGKVTDFNLMVSENANGNISYIKLNENTMSEFSLNIKNKRNHKNLSYGFYCYEGNIKVCLDNKSFILNKNDFFLINLKKGFGSMYLINEGNNIAHIVKVKIVYN, encoded by the coding sequence ATGAAATATGATGTAAGTGTTATCACTAAAGACAATCAAACTACTAAAAAGTGGTCTGGGGGAACTACAACTGAAATCTGTATTTTCCCGAAAGACTCAAATTATGAGGATAGAAATTTTACCTGGAGGATAAGCTCTGCAAACGTTGAAAGTGAAGAGTCTAATTTCACATATTTAAAAAATATATGGAGAGAAATCATGATCTTAGATGGAAATGTAAAGTTAATTCATAATGATGAAACCTCAATAAACTTAGCTACATTTGAAAAACATAGTTTTAGTGGCCATTGGAAAACTACAAGCTATGGTAAAGTGACAGACTTCAACTTAATGGTATCAGAAAATGCAAATGGCAATATTTCTTATATAAAATTAAATGAAAATACTATGAGTGAGTTCTCACTTAACATTAAGAATAAAAGAAATCATAAAAACTTATCCTATGGATTCTATTGTTATGAAGGCAATATAAAAGTGTGCTTAGACAATAAATCCTTTATTCTAAACAAAAATGACTTTTTCCTTATTAACTTAAAAAAGGGCTTTGGTTCTATGTATTTAATTAATGAAGGCAATAATATAGCTCATATTGTTAAGGTTAAAATAGTATATAATTAA